The following DNA comes from Solanum stenotomum isolate F172 chromosome 11, ASM1918654v1, whole genome shotgun sequence.
ATCTTTAGATAATATTGCATGGTTATTCTCCCATAGCTTACGTGTATTTGACACCTGACAGTTCATAAGTATGGTAACAAAGAGATGTCGCAACTCGTTTTCAGAAGCCCACTGGGCCGCCTCAGACAAGCAGTCATTCCACTCTTTGTCATCATCTAATAACCCCAAAGCGTAGCAGGCCTCTATATATGTTTTATGATCTACTCCATTGATTTTTCTGATGCTTTCGAAGGAAGTACACCCTTTGACAAAATTTAGTAGCATACGCATGTAAAAACGTTCTCCACTTCCTGGATGTGCAAAGTAAATTCTGCCAACTGCGTGTCTCTTCTTCCTCCAGGTCCATTGTTTGTCTCTTCCATTCCAAACCCAACGCGTTGGAAAATCAGAATATGTCAGCTCTCTTGCATCAGGGTATTCTTTGTTTGCCTCAAACCATTttgtaaattttgttttttctaaaTTGGGTCTGCTTAGTACGCTTTCAGTTGTCCTTGATTCTTTAAATATTATTGTGTTTTGCCCCTGTAAATGAAATGGTAAGCGCTCAACAGCTGATGGCCTGTGATGTATATCAAATGAATAGATCCTCCAGCAAGCTTATGTGGCCGATATGTATCTGCAATCTAGGTATTTTTTTATCTCATCATTTTCTGTTGGTGTCCCTGTTGATTCTATTATTGTTGTGGCTCTATCAGACCCTTTATGAACATACTTGAAGAGGTACTTCACCGACCTCGCATAATTGCATACTTCAACATTTATATGTGCATCAAACTGGACAAGCAAGTCCCTGTTATATGGGACAACATATCGGTTATCTAAGCTGGCACCATTTTTCTTGACTTCAATACCTGTGTTCCGTCTAATATAAATAGGGAATCCATCCGAATCAAAATTTGTTCGGTCATTGTATTTCTTTGGAAAATGTTTTGTGCACTTGCCTTGTTTCATACATGGGCAACTGGGATTTTGTTCTCCGCACGGTCCGTGCATCATGAAGTTCTTCACGGCATTATACCCATCTGTATCTTCTCTGTAATCTGGTATTTCAGCGGATATTACTCTGTCAATATAATTTGTTGTTGGGTTTTTTTGTGTTTCATGAAGGAAAAGCAGGATATGAGCATGTGGCAAGCCTCTTTTCTGGAACTCAATTGTATATTTACCTGTAAACAAATTAGTATGTGGACGGGATTAGCATGTTGGTTAGGTGAATTGGTTgctagatattttgtattcataAAGAAGTGATGTAATTCTTAGTAATTAAGCTTTGTAGGAGTTATGGTTAGGTCTTGTGCGCACATGTTTAAGATTATGTGATAATCTTCCATGTTTTTGGTTGCACATATATATGTacctatattgtaatttaaaagCATTGAGATTGCATTTTTTGTGATTTAGTAAGACAATATTGAAGATTATTGATTGTCATATCTTACACGCAATTATTGTCCCGAAAGACTTATCCTTTTTAAGAATCCGCATTAGCTGCAATAACTTGATCTGGAAGACTCGGCATATAATTTCCACCCGGCAACCATTAGGATCTTGGTTTATTAGTCTCGTCATTGCATTTATTTCCGGCCACTTTGGGTTGCAAGTAAAATTCAGGAACAAATCTGGGTATCCAGCCCACCGACTTATAGACATTGCATCTTGATAATTTTGTGCCCTGTAGCGAGGTCCTCCAGTGTGGGAGGGAGGTAGTATAATAGTTTTTCCTACCATTGAGCAATCTGAATCTCCACGTACAATAGTATCCATTAAGCCACCATAAAGATCAGACCTTAATTTCTGTTGATTTTTTCGGATATACCtaaatctttcttcttcaattgccATGTACCCATCCACAATGTACTGCTGCAATATCCTGCTAGCTTGGAGTAGAGTGTGTCCCTCATTGAGGCGTTGTTGTATACCGTATCCATAAAATTGTCTCATTGTCAAGTTTGTCTGAGTGTATGTTTTTTGACTCTCAGAATCTAAAGGTATTCCAAGCCTATATCTATCTTCCCCATATGGATGTATTAATGGGTAATTCATCGACATGAAACTTGGGTGTAAATCTGTGATCCTTTGCAGTCCGTTCTTGCGGTGTTCCACAATGACATCTCGCTGGAAGTTAGCATCTGTAAGGTCTCCTACAATTAATTCAGCAACTTCAGAAGTCGTTGGTATGTTGTATTGTCGGCCATCTTGGGTCCTTTCAGATAGGATGCGTATACGGAACTCTGCTTGTGGTTGTTCTCTGTATCTATCCCTTGCCATACGAAATGATTTGACCAAAACATTATTCTCTTCCAACATTTCAGATATTCCTTGTACGATTTATGTTTCTACTTCTTCATGCATCAGACTTTTGATTCTATTCTCTATCTCATTATCCGTGTCATATATACAAAGTTGTGCAAATTGTGGACTTTTTCCAATTTCTGGTAATAGTGAGCCTATATGATGATAATTTTGCCCACTTATTCTAAATACATAAGGACCCTTAGAACGATTGATTGATCTGTCAACTCGACCTCCCATCGATGTAAATGCAAACATGGAGCTATATACCCTAATATTTTTCCTAAAGTTCATTCCCACTTTTCTGGATTCAGTGCCCAATAGATATTTGAGGTACGGTGGTGGTTGAGTCAGTAATGGTACACAAATTCGTCCTTTCATACAACAAAGTGCAAATTTGGGTTGTCgtgtatttttagttttgtctgTCCGTTCCTCATACCACAAAATTGACTGACAATATTGACAGGTGTAGGTTGGAGGGCCCAAAATCAATCTTGTCTTGTATCCAGCTGTCATATAAGTCTGGTGGGAGACGATATAAGTATTGAATTCATGATTAATGAAGTTCTGTAACCAATACAGGGTTATGTGTATATGTTATTATGTGTGTTGTTGTCTGCGTGACAGATGTACCTGTATTGTTTTGACTGGCTTGTCTGTGGATGCATTACATGTGAGACGTCTGCACATTCCTCCATAACTGAGTCATTGGATTGGTTAGAGTGTCCGCCTGAGAAgatgtttattaaaaaaattgttactcAGTATAATACATCTTGGATTCATCTGTAAGTATAGACTATGTCTACGTTATTATGCATGACTAATATTACGTTGTATTTATGTTCCTACTGTAATGAGGCGTGAAGAGTTTGACATAATGTAAATGTATGGGAAAGATCGGTAGCAACTATTGTAACGTGCTAGTATTGATTAATGGGGAGATGTCTTTCATTCCTTCTGTGTTGTAATGTTTAGGTGTGGGATTGACATACGTAGTTAGTAGTTCAATTTGGTAAATCTGCTTGGGAGTTGTGCAGTGGATATATGGATCAATAGCAACTTACCCTGTATTTGTCGATGCATTTCTGGCATTCTGATATCTGTTGCGTGCACCACCTTTTCCAAGATTTTGATGTAATATAGAACACCCTTTGCTTGCTTCAGTGGGTGACCTTTGTATTGCCGTTGAAGTAATGTGAGCTTACGCTTTAAACGCGCATACTTTCCCCgaaattttttgagttttcGTATTTCAACAACCCCTTGGGTGGAGATTGATGACGATGTATAACTCTGTATTCTCTGTTTTAACATGCTGTCTTGGACCGCTAAAAGAGGCAGAAGTTGTTGCAGTTTCCTAATATGGGCGGGTACATCAGTAGGCCTTCTAAACACCTTAATTATGTCTGATATGACGTCCATTATGTCTGATCGAATGTTATTTGTAAAGCTTGATTTGTGCTAGCAGAGACGACGGGTAATCTGCAatgttgaaaaattatatataagcTTACAAAATTTAGTGCAACATAAGGGAGTTTGTATCCGAAAGTTGTGTTGTTGTAACGAatatttcctttaatttttaaaaatgtgtaTTTGTCTCATTTACAGATGAGGCATATATTTGGAACAACTACACGTAAATTTGTGGTGAATGCACTCAGTGGGCCATCCCAATTTACCTGTTGTTTTATATTATTCAAGTGATGTTGTGGTACTTTACCTTGACTCACCTGCGCTGTTGTTATCGATCGGGGTACAGTGTAGTGCTATTTATTTGgttctttgaattatattttgatgtatGTATCAGGCAACAGTCCCTGCTAAACGCTTGATTTTGTCGTTGTTGGGTGGTTAAATTTGGcttgtatatttttgtattatgaTTACCGGCCAATTCGATCGGTATTGAGTTATCAACGGGGCGCACTTGAATTCTTATAAGGCATCGGCGTTGTTGGAGTTATGGGTAGATATCGTCGGAATAAGGGTGGTACGCTATTTCAGTAAGAATAGGTTGGTGTTTTTTTGTAATAGTCGTTGTAGCGGGCAACTGGTAGTTGAGTGTTTTATGAAATTCCAAGCAACATGTTTATAGTTAGCCAAAGGACACATTGTTTAGCCCGTTATTGTGCAGCAATTGTATTGTTAGAACGCATCGGCGTTGTTTGAGTAATGGCAAGagattttgggagtaatggTGGTATGTTATTTCAACGGTAAGAATAGGTAGGATCTGATTCATAATACTTGTTGTAATGTGTAGTTGGATGTtgtctttttttcaaattttaagcaGCATGTACTAAGCAAGCCAAAGGACATACAATTTGGTACCTTTTTTgtgggtttttttttcttatttgaagcGGCATGTACTATCCACGTGAAAGGACACACTATTTGTGTCCTTTTTCGTGCGTTTGTTGTACCCATAGTCGGCGTCGACATTGTTTGATTATTGGACAACATTTTGGGGATTAAGGGTGGTGTGTTATTTCATTGGTGAATACGttgtttttcaattataaatAGCGAGTAACTGGAAGGAAGTGAAATTAAAGGACACACCGTTTGAGGCCTTATTcatattgaatgtaattatgCCTTTAACAGTGatgtgtgaatttttttttaaatgagtgGTGGTATATGGtgttatttatttctattatatctACGTTATTGAATACATTGGGGGTTTATCTATTATAGTtctcattttagtttcagttgaTGTGAATTGTGTTTATTTTGTAGAGTTAGATTCCGGTGAAGGTATTGGATTGTACAACTCGTTTGTGCAAAAATCTAAATGTCTGGCAGCACACCGGGATGCGGTAGTACACATTGTCTGTTTTGAGATTTGTAAACCCCTGTTTGTGGTTATCGTATGGTTGGGTGTTGTAGTGTGGGTTAGTAAGAATGACATTGTGGTAACTATACGCAAGGTAATCTAATCTATTTCAACACGGGGCAACAAAAAAGCAAAAGAATGGAGTACTTTGCCTCGAACCTTGCTTTCTATATGCGTAGTTTTTGTCTAAATTAGAGACGTGCATTAGGTTCTCACATTGTCTTTTGTATTTTAACTGGTTATTAGAAGGTAGACTTCATATAATCAAGAGAAGGTGGACATGAACACATTGTAAATACATACACATTTTTTAATGCGATATTTCTGGGAGTTGAGGAAACATAATACCCAATCATTCCACAGATGAACAACATTTGCTATTAAATCACCCAAGTATGTACTCGTAAATTAATAATACCCTGACAAACAAATAAGGAGCTAGTTGAGTACAATAATACTTCTACGGTCCATAGCATATTTAATTGTAACTTAGGCTCTAAATgtgcattttttttatgtgtctGCAGCACTTTCTCCGTCAAGGTGTATGAAGTGCTTCCTTTTCTTTATCAGCCTTCTTGCATAAACTCTTGTGTTGCCATTGGAAGTCCCTTCCCCGTCATCCGGATGTTCTTCTGAGTTGTTTGTGTGTGAACCTCCTGCCTTTTGCACATGTGAGTTCTGCATCTctttcattttgagtttttcctATAGTTTAAAATGCATATTTAGCATTAAAGGGGATGTAAGTTGGACGGTTAGCTTTGGAAATCAATGATGAATGAATAAAAAAGATAGGTATTAAATTGTGACTGATaacattacttttttttctttgttaatgCGGTGTTGCAATTCCAATTCTTCATCCGGCACAAACACTTTTGAAACCGTATAATTTTTCAGCCCCTCTTTAAAATTGAAGTTGGTCAATTTAAGCTTGAATACAAAATCCTTGCCGCAGAGGCTCTCAATTAGCGATGGAACATGCATATCACCTTTGGACATTCGATTTACCGACTTAGAAGCCGAAGTATCGAGCAACTTTTCCGCAACCCCATTAAAAAGAACCAAAGTTGTCTTCTCTCCGTTGTCTTTTACCTTAATGTGTATCTTGTACCTGTGTGTGCCATAAATAATTAGTGTTTGAATAAAAGTACGCATATGGTAGATTGTTAACTGTTTCCATACCTAACCAACGGGAAGTCACATTCTTTTCCGCACTTATTGCAGGTGTAGACGCCATTTGTAGgttctatttttttgttgcaTAAGTTGCACGATATGTAGTGCCAACCAAAGTAGGTATCTATTTGACTGATCTAAGCATGCAATGTAACAAAACATTCCTAGTAATTGAAAAGAAATTAGTTCAATATACAGTCGAAGCCTGTTGATCTAATGTATTTTTCCTAAGGTACGGAGGTTGCTTAACGTACTAACCTCTATGTCATAACTCCAGTCCGAATCCAGCAACTCAGTAATAGTCATCCGGTTCTGGAACATTGCCTCCGCAATAGGTATGTTACTTCTATTACCACTCTCAATTGTTTGTATGTGAGCGGGTTTGGTTGCAAACTTTTGAATCAATGAGATGATGTGGTCCATTTGAAGATTCACATACGTTTTGGTTGCTGTTGTGGTGGCAAAAGTAATTTCACCTGTTACAAAATAAGCTTTACACGTCACGTTAACCTAGTGACGTTAAAACTGCACTTAACTGATATGCTCTGTAATAGTATTTACCTCTGAATTCCTTCACCGTTGTTGCCATAATAATGACAATGTATGGACCGGATTCAGGGGGGAATAAGTATGGGTAAAATTCTTCACCATAATCCTCCCAAAGGGTTATTTTGACTTTGGCAGACCTGTCCTCGCTAAAAAAACAACGTAACCTGTTAGTGTTATGCTTGTTTTTTGGGGTTACTTAATATAAGTGAAAACAATTAGATGAGATTTGTTAATTACGAATCAGTAAGAATGTGAAGGTCTCGTTTTTTCCACTTTGAACCAACACTCTCTAGATCACCTATTCCACATAAGCATCCGACCACATCTACAAGTTCAATAGGGAGAATATTAAGTACATACGGGGATGAATGTGCGTTAGATAATTGAAGTGTAAAAGTTTACCTGATAGGTAGGTGTTGTTATTGACCCGTGAGCGAACAATGTTTGGCCGAATAAACTGGAAGCCATTTTTAGGGATATTAACAGTATCATCCTTTATATTTTGTATGGCAGTTATCCGCAGAAAAGTgattttaaaattagattaaatGGGTCTGTATTCACCCATACTTTCAGCGACCTTAAAGTTCTTGATAATGATCACAGAGCCTTCGGCTAAATTAAAACGAAACCGGTTGACTTGATTCTTCCAGATTCCGCATGTACCAAAGTTCCCTGTTACATGTCAATTGGTAAGTGCATCCGCAATAACCTAACCAACAACAATGTGGTTAAAAGTTGAAATGAAAGGGGTATTACCTTTTCGTCAATAAGTATCATGTCTAGACTTATCATTTCATTGCTTTTCTTGTAGTTTTTAAATTCCCACATACGGCAAACTCGTACCTTAACCAACCAGTCATCCCTGGTAGTATCCaaatttgaaagaagtgaaTAGGACATATGGTTGTAACAATTAAAGGTTAGAGGAAGAAGAATTGTGTGCTTTTAAAGGAAGGTAGAAAGGGGTTATCGTTAATGGGTGTCTAGGAGTCTGCAAGGCATTATATAGATATTGAGGGAATTTGAAAGAGGGTTGCAACCGTTAGGAAGAGACGCATTGTTTTGGAAGTACATTTACGAAGAAGCGCAATTTGGAACAACCGTTAGGTTcataagttgtgtttagcaagAGATGTTAGGAAGTGACGCATTCTTTGAGAAGAGCTATTTTTTTATCACAATCCGTGGAGCCGTGTTTGTAGTATTAAATAGGCTAGTTGCAGGTTTAATTAGTGGGTTGGAATTTCATTCCATATAGGGCTTTAATAGCCCTGAGTTTGATCAAATAAT
Coding sequences within:
- the LOC125845678 gene encoding uncharacterized protein LOC125845678: MLEENNVLVKSFRMARDRYREQPQAEFRIRILSERTQDGRQYNIPTTSEVAELIVGDLTDANFQRDVIVEHRKNGLQRITDLHPSFMSMNYPLIHPYGEDRYRLGIPLDSESQKTYTQTNLTMRQFYGYGIQQRLNEGHTLLQASRILQQYIVDGYMAIEEERFRYIRKNQQKLRSDLYGGLMDTIVRGDSDCSMVGKTIILPPSHTGGPRYRAQNYQDAMSISRWAGYPDLFLNFTCNPKWPEINAMTRLINQDPNGCRVEIICRVFQIKLLQLMRILKKDKSFGTIIACKYTIEFQKRGLPHAHILLFLHETQKNPTTNYIDRVISAEIPDYREDTDGYNAVKNFMMHGPCGEQNPSCPCMKQGKCTKHFPKKYNDRTNFDSDGFPIYIRRNTGIEVKKNGASLDNRYVVPYNRDLLVQFDAHINVEVCNYARSVKYLFKPSAVERLPFHLQGQNTIIFKESRTTESVLSRPNLEKTKFTKWFEANKEYPDARELTYSDFPTRWVWNGRDKQWTWRKKRHAVGRIYFAHPGSGERFYMRMLLNFVKGCTSFESIRKINGVDHKTYIEACYALGLLDDDKEWNDCLSEAAQWASENELRHLFVTILMNCQVSNTRKLWENNHAILSKDIMHIQQKRLQFNDLQPNTKQIKAYTLFEIESILLKMGRSLKDIEGMPLPDSTLMRNVGNRLINEELDYDKEKLQILHDQSLAMLNTCQRVAYKAIITSVHNEEGKLFFIHGHGDTGKTFLWNTIILKIRSQSKIVFPVATSGIAALLLPNGRTAHSRFHIPLDITPESTSEIKQDSQLAELLKKTALIIWDEAPMAKKLCFEALDRTLRDILQDRYENSAMKPFGGITFVCGGDFRQILPVIPKGTRRDIVDAALNYSQLWPYFSIYELTENMRLKSGVLKHGK